The Solanum pennellii chromosome 11, SPENNV200 genome contains a region encoding:
- the LOC107004117 gene encoding cytochrome b561 and DOMON domain-containing protein At5g47530 — protein sequence MSSVFLISCVLFITLFVSSTYAQSCTNYTFTSNNQMSFTSCSDLPYLNSFLHWTYNPSNKTAKIAYRHTKINATTRWVAWAINPSSQGMVGSQALVAFQKSDGKLSVYTSPITSYQTQLQQGDLSFNVSDLSATYINNEITIFATLKLDNFNSTILNQVWQEGPLSRDSPAMHDTSGVNTQSAAPLRLLSAQTRTTSIKENSQFNKRNLHGLLNAVSWGIMMPIGILFARYLKVFSDPAWFYLHSIWQITAYVTGVAGWATGLQLGSESIGIQFTAHRIIGIVLFSLATLQASAMLLRPKRDHKHRIYWNIYHRAVGYSIVVLGIINIFKGLNILKPQKKWETYYIATLVGLGIIAVILEVITWCVVIKRKKSVSNTVEKNPQGLHESNWYNGHENRTHYRV from the exons ATGTCAAGTGTTTTCTTGATTTCATGTGTTCTGTTTATAACTCTGTTTGTGTCATCAACTTATGCACAATCATGCACAAACTACACTTTCACAAGCAACAACCAAATGTCATTCACTTCATGTAGTGATCTTCCATATTTAAACTCATTCCTTCACTGGACTTACAATCCTTCTAACAAGACCGCGAAAATCGCCTATCGACACACTAAGATCAATGCCACCACAAGATGGGTAGCATGGGCTATAAATCCATCTTCACAAGGCATGGTTGGTTCACAAGCACTTGTTGCATTTCAAAAATCAGATGGAAAATTGAGTGTTTATACATCACCTATTACAAGTTATCAAACACAACTACAACAAGGGGATTTGAGTTTTAATGTCTCTGATTTATCAGCTACTTATATCAATAATGAGATCACTATTTTTGCTACTTTAAAACTTGACAACTTTAACTCCACAATTTTGAATCAAGTTTGGCAAGAAGGTCCACTTTCAAGAGATTCACCAGCAATGCATGATACTTCTGGTGTCAATACTCAATCTGCTGCACCTCTCAGACTTCTTTCTGCACAAACTAGAACTACTTCAATTAAAGAAAACTCGCAATTTAACAAAAGAAAT ctTCATGGATTGCTAAATGCAGTGAGTTGGGGGATTATGATGCCTATAGGGATATTGTTTGCAAGGTACTTAAAGGTGTTTTCAGACCCTGCATGGTTTTACCTACACTCCATTTGGCAAATCACTGCTTATGTTACTGGTGTTGCTGGTTGGGCTACTGGTCTACAGTTAGGGAGTGAATCTATTGGTATTCAATTTACAGCCCATAGAATCATTGGCATTGTCCTGTTTTCTCTAGCCACCCTCCAG GCTTCTGCTATGCTTCTAAGGCCAAAAAGGGATCATAAACACAGAATCTACTGGAACATTTACCACAGAGCAGTTGGTTACTCAATTGTTGTTCTTGGAATAATTAACATATTCAAAGGTTTGAACATTTTGAAACCTCAGAAGAAATGGGAAACATATTATATTGCAACTCTGGTTGGTTTAGGGATCATTGCTGTAATCTTGGAAGTTATCACATGGTGTGTagttataaaaaggaaaaagtctGTTAGTAATACTGTTGAGAAGAATCCACAAGGTCTTCATGAATCAAATTGGTATAATGGTCATGAAAATAGGACACATTACAGAGTTTAG